A stretch of Candidatus Izemoplasmatales bacterium DNA encodes these proteins:
- a CDS encoding SPFH domain-containing protein translates to MGLLIGSIILTIVLAVAGVAGATRYNRVNRERNGWLMVSIALVGPAILLLGAFTRVDANEVGIIYDDRYGVMEEVKLEGFQAKSIFEHITPISTAVKTVTLGATKDEVLGGQTRDSVYATFVITTTYHIRAADAGLFFKKTGSTDITSAQLNAAAKQALQAVTINYDIYGLLSTDLEAAREEFQTQLTTLLYAQYYITLDSASFDDIDAGDLVEQTIQAKAQAQQQIEIAQANQDRAEIENATALMNAQALADAAVIAAQGAADAVQIAADAEAYKVMTEKTAVADLFDYYRTELPGLTDAEIADVVMSVIYYATWNGELPMVVGDASVFIPLP, encoded by the coding sequence ATGGGTCTATTGATTGGTTCGATCATCCTCACGATCGTCTTGGCCGTCGCCGGCGTCGCCGGCGCGACCCGCTACAACCGCGTCAACCGCGAGCGCAACGGCTGGCTGATGGTTTCCATCGCGCTCGTCGGTCCCGCGATCCTGCTTCTCGGCGCGTTCACCCGCGTCGACGCCAACGAGGTCGGGATCATCTACGACGACCGGTACGGCGTCATGGAGGAGGTCAAGCTCGAGGGCTTCCAGGCAAAGTCGATCTTCGAGCACATCACGCCGATCAGCACGGCCGTGAAGACCGTGACGCTCGGGGCCACCAAGGACGAAGTCCTCGGCGGACAGACCCGGGATTCCGTCTATGCGACGTTCGTCATCACCACCACGTATCACATCCGGGCGGCCGATGCCGGGCTCTTCTTCAAGAAGACGGGATCGACCGACATCACCTCCGCCCAGTTGAATGCCGCAGCCAAGCAGGCGCTCCAGGCGGTCACGATCAACTATGACATCTACGGACTCCTGAGCACCGATCTCGAAGCCGCCCGCGAGGAGTTCCAAACGCAGTTGACGACGCTCCTCTACGCCCAGTACTACATCACCCTCGACAGCGCCTCATTCGACGACATCGATGCCGGCGACCTCGTCGAGCAGACGATCCAAGCGAAGGCCCAGGCGCAGCAGCAGATCGAGATCGCCCAGGCCAACCAGGATCGTGCCGAGATCGAGAACGCGACCGCCCTGATGAATGCCCAGGCGCTCGCCGATGCGGCCGTGATCGCCGCCCAAGGCGCGGCCGACGCGGTCCAGATCGCGGCCGACGCCGAAGCCTACAAGGTGATGACGGAGAAGACCGCGGTCGCGGACCTCTTCGACTACTACAGGACCGAACTGCCCGGTCTGACCGACGCCGAAATCGCCGATGTGGTCATGAGCGTCATCTATTACGCCACATGGAACGGGGAGTTGCCGATGGTGGTCGGCGACGCCTCGGTCTTCATCCCGCTTCCGTGA
- the pstB gene encoding phosphate ABC transporter ATP-binding protein PstB, which translates to MNSESNVDGAFRIEGLNLHYGATHALKNIKVDIARRSVTALIGPSGCGKSTFLRTLNRMNDLIPNCRIEGDVRYRDEDIYAPGTDVIDLRRRIGMVFQKPNPFPMSVFDNVAYGPRCQGIRDKKTLEEIVLRALRDAALYEEVKDRLKESALSLSGGQQQRLCIARAIAMAPDVILMDEPTSALDPIATAKIEELIVGLRNDYTIVIVTHNMQQAARISDYTAFFLSGELVEVGPTDKLFSHPSNPKTEGYITGRFG; encoded by the coding sequence ATGAACAGCGAAAGCAACGTCGACGGCGCCTTCAGGATCGAAGGACTGAATCTGCACTACGGCGCGACGCATGCGCTCAAGAACATCAAGGTCGACATCGCCAGGCGCAGCGTGACCGCCCTCATCGGGCCGTCCGGCTGCGGGAAATCGACGTTTCTGCGCACGCTCAACCGGATGAACGACCTGATCCCGAACTGCCGGATCGAGGGCGACGTGCGCTATCGCGACGAAGACATCTATGCGCCGGGGACCGACGTGATCGACCTGCGCCGAAGGATCGGGATGGTCTTCCAGAAACCGAATCCGTTTCCGATGAGCGTGTTCGACAACGTCGCCTACGGACCCCGATGCCAGGGCATCAGGGACAAGAAGACCCTCGAGGAGATCGTCCTGCGCGCGCTCAGGGACGCCGCCCTCTACGAGGAGGTCAAGGACCGGCTCAAGGAGAGTGCCCTCAGCCTGTCCGGCGGGCAGCAGCAGCGGCTCTGCATCGCCCGCGCGATCGCGATGGCACCGGACGTGATCCTGATGGACGAGCCGACGTCGGCGCTCGACCCGATCGCGACCGCGAAGATCGAGGAGCTGATCGTCGGCCTCCGCAACGATTACACGATCGTGATCGTGACCCACAACATGCAACAGGCGGCGCGGATCTCCGACTACACCGCGTTCTTCCTCTCGGGGGAACTGGTCGAGGTCGGACCCACCGACAAGCTCTTCAGCCATCCGTCGAATCCGAAGACGGAAGGATACATCACCGGGAGGTTCGGATGA
- a CDS encoding response regulator transcription factor, with amino-acid sequence MGALIYSVEDDPNIGHIIHIALANSGYEVDTFTDGKSLYAAIELALPDLILLDIMLPDSDGIEILRKLRGNPGMPSIPIMIVSAKSSEIERVVGLDAGADDYLVKPFGVLELISRVKALLRRNDKKQTETVESGQIVLNIAEHACIVGENEVSLTAKEFSLLRLLMSNPNRALTRESILDSVWGYDYLGETRTLDVHVKEVRQKLARAGLPEDPIKTVRGIGYKFVP; translated from the coding sequence ATGGGCGCTCTGATCTACTCGGTCGAAGATGATCCGAACATCGGCCACATCATCCACATCGCACTCGCGAACTCGGGATACGAAGTCGACACGTTCACAGACGGAAAATCGCTGTATGCGGCGATTGAACTGGCGTTGCCAGATCTCATTCTGCTCGATATCATGTTACCGGACTCGGATGGGATCGAGATACTCAGGAAGCTGCGCGGGAACCCGGGCATGCCGTCGATCCCGATCATGATCGTCTCCGCGAAGAGTTCCGAGATCGAACGCGTCGTCGGCCTCGACGCCGGTGCCGACGACTACCTCGTCAAGCCCTTCGGGGTCCTCGAACTGATCAGCCGCGTCAAGGCATTGCTTCGAAGAAACGATAAAAAGCAGACGGAAACCGTCGAATCGGGTCAAATCGTTCTGAATATCGCCGAACACGCATGCATCGTCGGTGAAAACGAGGTTTCCCTGACGGCAAAGGAATTCTCGCTTCTGCGACTCCTGATGAGCAATCCGAACCGGGCGTTGACACGCGAGTCGATCCTCGATTCCGTCTGGGGTTACGACTATCTCGGAGAGACGAGAACGCTCGACGTTCACGTTAAGGAAGTCAGACAGAAGCTGGCACGAGCCGGATTGCCGGAGGACCCGATCAAGACCGTCCGCGGGATCGGGTACAAGTTCGTTCCATGA
- a CDS encoding substrate-binding domain-containing protein, with the protein MKRILLAMTVLIAAAALVACGSTTTTTEAFDASMSINVYTRDTTSGTRAGFMAGIGFAEAETDDSVLADGFIIKDNTGILTAMTIDEYGIGYISLSSVNTSVKGLYYNGVAPTEANVINNTYALKRPFMWMTRAAGDYPSDTVEAIVNAFVAFLGTTDAGDIIANAGAISLPSSTTWDSIKAQHDVCVEDNSGVTVRFGGSDSIQKVAQALTAAFMPKCGNFVAEHDHTGSGDAYKRTNDPAIKDTSVGKDVAFASRLFKSTETVPESQIGQLAWDAIVAIVHLSNPLSDVTAADLKAIYDGTSAKWSDVAAGE; encoded by the coding sequence ATGAAGAGAATCCTGCTTGCGATGACCGTCCTCATCGCCGCCGCGGCGCTGGTCGCCTGCGGATCCACGACCACCACCACCGAAGCATTCGACGCGTCCATGTCCATCAACGTCTACACCCGGGATACCACCTCGGGAACCAGGGCCGGTTTCATGGCCGGCATCGGCTTCGCCGAGGCCGAGACCGACGATTCGGTCCTCGCCGACGGCTTCATCATCAAGGACAATACCGGCATCCTGACGGCGATGACGATCGACGAATACGGCATCGGCTACATCTCCCTCTCGAGCGTCAACACCAGCGTCAAGGGACTGTATTACAACGGCGTCGCTCCCACGGAAGCCAACGTCATCAACAACACCTACGCCCTCAAGCGTCCGTTCATGTGGATGACCCGGGCGGCGGGCGACTATCCTTCCGATACGGTCGAAGCGATCGTCAACGCGTTCGTCGCCTTCCTCGGCACGACCGATGCCGGCGACATCATCGCCAATGCCGGCGCCATCTCGCTCCCGAGTTCGACCACCTGGGACTCGATCAAAGCCCAGCACGACGTCTGCGTCGAGGACAACAGCGGCGTGACCGTGCGCTTCGGCGGGTCCGACTCGATCCAGAAGGTCGCCCAGGCGCTGACCGCGGCCTTCATGCCCAAGTGCGGCAACTTCGTCGCCGAGCACGACCACACCGGCTCCGGCGACGCCTACAAGCGCACCAACGACCCTGCCATCAAGGATACTTCCGTCGGCAAGGACGTCGCCTTCGCCTCCCGCCTCTTCAAGTCCACCGAAACGGTTCCGGAGTCGCAGATCGGCCAGCTCGCCTGGGACGCCATCGTCGCGATCGTCCATCTGAGCAACCCGCTGTCCGACGTCACCGCCGCCGACCTGAAGGCGATCTACGACGGAACCAGCGCGAAGTGGTCCGACGTCGCCGCGGGCGAATGA
- the pstA gene encoding phosphate ABC transporter permease PstA produces the protein MSRRSARKLRDFFLNAATYLSSTASLAALIAILAFIFGKGAALLNLDLVVENFESQGFVADFYEGSEACDCAAGIDLPEGSFYSEKWGIALSDATDLLGKTVVEVDYVHPDSPFAYLHDKGVGTEPLPLRTDYDVVRIAFDGYSTALSRYGAENMIASLDANDAIREIEFQTKGGGIRGSILTTLVLIGLTLLIALPIGVAAAIYLTEYAAVGPFTKAIRTFIETLTGVPSIIYGLLGLAVFVPLTVKWTGATGGNLLSGSMTLAVILLPVIIRTTEESLKTVPDDYRSASLALGASMTQTTFKAVLPSALPGIVTGVLLAIGRIIGESAALVFAIGTTIKDDVSLTGKSTPLAVHIWAMMTDEPANVELSATIAIIIVVIVVFLNIVVKLITNRYIRKRTGVGA, from the coding sequence ATGTCAAGGCGTAGCGCGCGCAAGCTCCGGGATTTCTTCCTGAACGCCGCGACCTATCTGTCATCGACCGCGAGCCTCGCCGCCCTGATCGCGATCCTCGCCTTCATCTTCGGGAAGGGAGCGGCGCTCCTCAACCTCGACCTGGTCGTCGAGAACTTCGAATCGCAGGGGTTCGTCGCCGACTTCTACGAAGGATCCGAAGCGTGCGACTGCGCCGCCGGGATCGACCTGCCGGAAGGATCGTTCTATTCGGAGAAATGGGGCATCGCCCTCTCCGACGCGACCGATCTGCTCGGAAAGACGGTCGTCGAGGTCGACTACGTCCATCCGGACAGCCCCTTCGCCTATCTGCACGACAAGGGCGTCGGCACCGAACCGCTCCCGCTCCGGACCGACTACGACGTGGTCCGGATCGCCTTCGACGGATATTCCACCGCGCTTTCGCGCTACGGGGCCGAGAACATGATCGCTTCGCTCGATGCGAACGATGCCATCCGTGAAATCGAGTTCCAGACGAAGGGCGGCGGAATCCGCGGATCGATCCTGACGACGCTCGTGCTCATCGGACTCACGCTCCTGATCGCGCTTCCGATCGGCGTCGCCGCGGCGATCTACCTGACCGAATACGCCGCCGTCGGACCATTCACGAAAGCGATCCGCACCTTCATCGAGACGCTCACCGGGGTGCCGTCGATCATCTACGGCCTGCTGGGGCTCGCGGTCTTCGTGCCGCTCACCGTGAAGTGGACCGGCGCGACCGGCGGAAATCTCCTTTCCGGTTCGATGACGCTCGCGGTCATCCTCCTTCCGGTGATCATCCGCACCACCGAGGAAAGCCTCAAGACGGTTCCCGACGACTATCGCTCGGCGTCGCTCGCGCTCGGCGCGTCCATGACCCAAACGACCTTCAAGGCGGTCCTTCCGAGCGCCCTTCCCGGCATCGTGACGGGCGTGCTGCTGGCGATCGGGCGCATCATCGGCGAATCGGCCGCACTCGTCTTCGCGATCGGCACCACGATCAAGGACGACGTCTCCCTGACGGGGAAGTCGACTCCCCTCGCCGTGCACATATGGGCGATGATGACGGACGAACCGGCCAACGTCGAACTCTCGGCGACGATCGCGATCATCATCGTCGTCATCGTCGTGTTCCTCAACATCGTCGTCAAACTGATCACGAACCGCTACATCAGGAAGAGAACGGGGGTGGGCGCATGA
- the pstC gene encoding phosphate ABC transporter permease subunit PstC, which yields MTNPMIGIAMRNTVRSRRIDHVVKSVFLAAALLSASFVFLIAGIVLVRGIIPFVSDNDGLGSVDLFRFLTGDVWLVGATFVSNAYGVGYLILSTLFITFLSLSVSFPVGVLTALFIAKVAPKPLAKVLRTVVETLASIPSIVFGLFGAGVILKLVYDFSMAIGYQSKGGNSILAAALVLALMTIPTITSISEVAIRSVDKALEHGSLALGASKTQTHFKVVLSAAKSGIFTSAILGVGRALGEATAVSLVAGGRRSGVSFDLLDTTATLTTMMLEGLKETTGIDYDIRFSVGLVLMVVILITNLSLNAIRRRVGSVHVKA from the coding sequence ATGACGAATCCGATGATCGGCATCGCGATGCGGAACACCGTCCGCAGCCGCCGCATCGACCATGTCGTAAAGAGCGTCTTCCTGGCCGCGGCGCTGCTTTCCGCTTCGTTCGTCTTCCTGATCGCCGGCATCGTCCTGGTCCGAGGGATCATCCCGTTCGTCTCCGACAACGACGGCCTCGGCTCGGTCGACCTGTTCCGCTTCCTGACGGGCGACGTCTGGCTCGTCGGCGCGACCTTCGTTTCGAACGCCTATGGCGTCGGATATCTGATCCTCTCGACGCTCTTCATCACCTTCCTGTCGCTTTCCGTCTCTTTTCCCGTCGGGGTGCTCACGGCGCTCTTCATCGCCAAGGTCGCGCCGAAGCCGCTCGCGAAGGTCCTGCGCACCGTCGTCGAGACGCTCGCCTCGATCCCCTCGATCGTCTTCGGGCTCTTCGGAGCCGGGGTGATCCTGAAGCTCGTCTACGATTTCAGCATGGCGATCGGATACCAGTCGAAAGGCGGGAACTCGATCCTGGCGGCGGCGCTGGTGCTGGCGCTCATGACGATCCCGACGATCACCTCGATCTCGGAGGTCGCGATCCGATCGGTCGACAAGGCGCTCGAGCACGGTTCGCTCGCACTCGGCGCCTCGAAGACGCAGACCCACTTCAAGGTCGTGCTGTCCGCCGCCAAGTCGGGCATCTTCACGAGCGCGATCCTCGGCGTCGGCCGTGCCCTCGGCGAGGCGACGGCCGTCTCGCTGGTCGCCGGCGGACGGCGCTCCGGGGTGTCGTTCGACCTCCTCGACACCACCGCGACGCTGACCACGATGATGCTCGAGGGACTGAAGGAAACGACCGGGATCGACTACGACATCCGCTTCTCCGTCGGTCTCGTGCTGATGGTCGTGATCCTGATCACCAATCTGTCATTGAACGCGATCAGGCGAAGGGTGGGATCCGTCCATGTCAAGGCGTAG
- the phoU gene encoding phosphate signaling complex protein PhoU, protein MNSRIRFDEELENLKLELIKMGDTVMQNIDAGLRSFLTMDVDLAERTVKADKVVNAFEQTIEKECLKIILKEQPVAKDLRLITSVLKMITDLERIGDHAADISKMAIFMEKTKKPYEIREMKPMTEAATEMIRSALSSFINRDVALAERIHDDDDVVDDYFESVKKTVASAIRSGTIDADYAIYAMMVAKYLERIGDHAVNIGEWVVFSITGEHKHNLIF, encoded by the coding sequence ATGAACAGCCGCATCCGTTTCGACGAAGAACTGGAAAACCTGAAGCTGGAACTGATCAAGATGGGTGACACCGTGATGCAGAACATCGACGCGGGACTCCGGTCGTTTCTGACGATGGACGTCGATCTCGCGGAACGCACCGTCAAAGCCGACAAGGTCGTGAACGCCTTCGAACAGACGATCGAGAAGGAATGCCTCAAGATCATCCTGAAGGAACAGCCGGTCGCGAAGGACCTGCGGCTGATCACGTCCGTCCTGAAGATGATCACCGATCTCGAACGGATCGGCGACCATGCGGCCGACATCTCGAAGATGGCGATCTTCATGGAGAAGACGAAGAAACCCTACGAGATCAGGGAAATGAAGCCGATGACCGAGGCCGCGACCGAGATGATTCGCAGCGCGCTCTCGTCCTTCATCAACCGCGACGTCGCGCTCGCCGAGCGCATCCATGACGACGACGACGTCGTCGACGATTATTTCGAATCGGTCAAGAAGACGGTGGCCTCCGCGATCAGAAGCGGGACCATCGACGCCGATTACGCGATCTACGCGATGATGGTCGCGAAGTACCTCGAACGCATCGGCGACCACGCCGTGAACATCGGCGAATGGGTGGTCTTCTCGATCACCGGCGAACACAAGCACAATCTGATTTTCTGA
- a CDS encoding PatB family C-S lyase encodes MKRYDFDRPIDRRDTCSIKTDFVPDKDALPLWIADMDFPVADEIVAAIKKRADHPIYGYGYLPDSLFEAFAAWHRARHGVVYDPTKAIPYYSVVSAIRLVLSALTEPGDAVTIMTPAYMNFKPSVEEIGRRLETSPLIVEDGRYRIDFADLDARLSRSKVLLACSPHNPVGRVWTMDELSRILALCEKHGTILLSDEIHSDLILPGSTHTAALTLGEKAKELTVVMLSATKTFNLAQAGMAFIYTENSAYETKIRRFMENLHLGAMNVFAAAAVEAAYRHAGDWLDQVLVYVEGNERVVRARIAATMPKLAPVPLEGTYLLWVDCRRLGSAYRDFFEKEAKVYGDDGALFGTEGEGFYRLNIATPRCVVDEMLARMERAYRARIE; translated from the coding sequence ATGAAACGATATGATTTCGACAGGCCGATCGATCGGCGCGACACCTGCAGCATCAAGACCGACTTCGTTCCGGACAAGGACGCCCTGCCGCTCTGGATCGCGGACATGGACTTTCCCGTCGCCGATGAAATCGTCGCCGCGATCAAGAAGCGCGCCGACCATCCCATCTACGGCTACGGCTATCTGCCCGACAGCCTGTTCGAGGCATTCGCCGCATGGCATCGCGCCCGTCATGGGGTGGTTTACGATCCGACGAAGGCGATTCCGTACTACAGCGTCGTCTCGGCGATCCGGCTCGTCCTTTCCGCGCTCACCGAACCCGGCGACGCGGTCACGATCATGACGCCGGCCTATATGAACTTCAAGCCGTCCGTCGAGGAGATCGGACGCCGGCTGGAGACGAGTCCGCTGATCGTCGAGGACGGCCGCTACCGGATCGACTTCGCCGACCTCGACGCCCGCCTGTCGCGTTCGAAGGTCCTGCTCGCATGCTCGCCCCACAATCCGGTCGGCCGCGTCTGGACGATGGACGAGTTGTCCCGGATTCTCGCCCTCTGCGAGAAGCACGGGACGATCCTCCTGTCCGACGAGATCCACTCCGACCTGATCCTGCCCGGATCCACGCACACCGCCGCCCTCACGCTCGGCGAAAAGGCGAAGGAACTGACCGTCGTCATGCTATCGGCGACGAAGACGTTCAACCTCGCCCAGGCGGGGATGGCGTTCATCTACACCGAGAACTCCGCATATGAGACGAAGATCCGCAGATTCATGGAGAACCTCCATCTCGGGGCGATGAACGTCTTCGCCGCCGCTGCGGTCGAAGCCGCCTACCGTCACGCCGGCGACTGGCTCGACCAAGTCCTCGTCTACGTCGAAGGCAACGAGCGCGTCGTCCGCGCCCGCATCGCCGCGACGATGCCGAAGCTCGCGCCCGTGCCGCTGGAGGGAACGTATCTCCTCTGGGTCGACTGCCGTCGACTCGGCTCGGCCTATCGCGACTTCTTCGAGAAGGAAGCGAAGGTCTACGGCGACGACGGCGCCCTCTTCGGAACCGAAGGGGAGGGATTCTACCGATTGAACATCGCGACGCCGCGCTGCGTCGTCGACGAGATGCTCGCCCGCATGGAGCGGGCATACCGCGCCCGCATCGAATGA